In Prunus dulcis chromosome 1, ALMONDv2, whole genome shotgun sequence, the following are encoded in one genomic region:
- the LOC117638890 gene encoding vacuolar protein sorting-associated protein 60.2 isoform X2, giving the protein MRVLKQKRMYEGQRDMLYNQTFNLDQVAFASEGIKDAQQTMTALKSANKELKGMMKTVKIQDIDNLQDEMMDLMDVSNEIQETLGRSYNVPDDIDEEDLMGELDALEADMGLETEADGVPSYLQPDKESDLDAELHLPSAPIGHAAAPAGRSNAQAEDELGLPAVPRASLRG; this is encoded by the exons ATGAGGGTTCTCAAGCAAAAGCGAAT GTATGAAGGACAGCGTGACATGCTGTATAATCAGACATTTAACCTTGACCAAGTGGCTTTTGCCTCAGAGGGTATAAAAGATGCTCAGCAAACG ATGACAGCTCTGAAATCTGCCAACAAGGAGCTAAAAGGAATGATGAAAACGGTGAAGATTCAAGATATTGAT AATTTGCAAGATGAAATGATGGACCTGATGGATGTAAGCAATGAAATTCAAGAGACTCTTGGTAGAAGCTATAATGTTCCTGATGACATTGATGAGGAGGATCTTATGGGTG AGCTGGATGCTCTAGAAGCAGACATGGGTTTGGAAACCGAAGCCGATGGCGTTCCCTCCTATCTCCAACCTGATAAGGAATCTGATTTAGATGCAGAGCTCCACTTGCCTTCGGCACCCATAGGACATGCAGCAGCTCCAGCGGGCAGATCCAATGCCCAG GCTGAGGACGAATTGGGTTTACCAGCTGTCCCCCGGGCGTCACTTCGTGGTTAG
- the LOC117638890 gene encoding vacuolar protein sorting-associated protein 60.1 isoform X1 — MKRVFGVKKEKEPPPSVGDASERINKRGETVDEKIKKLDIELNRYKEQIKKTRPGPAQEAVKSRAMRVLKQKRMYEGQRDMLYNQTFNLDQVAFASEGIKDAQQTMTALKSANKELKGMMKTVKIQDIDNLQDEMMDLMDVSNEIQETLGRSYNVPDDIDEEDLMGELDALEADMGLETEADGVPSYLQPDKESDLDAELHLPSAPIGHAAAPAGRSNAQAEDELGLPAVPRASLRG; from the exons ATGAAGAGGGTCTTCGGtgtcaagaaagaaaaagaacctCCGCCGTCTGTTGGAGATGCCTCCGAAAgg ATTAATAAAAGAGGCGAAACAGTGGATGAGAAGATCAAGAAGCTTGATATTGAACTTAATAGATACAAAGAGCAGATCAAGAAGACAAGGCCTGGTCCTGCACAAGAAGCTGTTAAGTCTCGGGCCATGAGGGTTCTCAAGCAAAAGCGAAT GTATGAAGGACAGCGTGACATGCTGTATAATCAGACATTTAACCTTGACCAAGTGGCTTTTGCCTCAGAGGGTATAAAAGATGCTCAGCAAACG ATGACAGCTCTGAAATCTGCCAACAAGGAGCTAAAAGGAATGATGAAAACGGTGAAGATTCAAGATATTGAT AATTTGCAAGATGAAATGATGGACCTGATGGATGTAAGCAATGAAATTCAAGAGACTCTTGGTAGAAGCTATAATGTTCCTGATGACATTGATGAGGAGGATCTTATGGGTG AGCTGGATGCTCTAGAAGCAGACATGGGTTTGGAAACCGAAGCCGATGGCGTTCCCTCCTATCTCCAACCTGATAAGGAATCTGATTTAGATGCAGAGCTCCACTTGCCTTCGGCACCCATAGGACATGCAGCAGCTCCAGCGGGCAGATCCAATGCCCAG GCTGAGGACGAATTGGGTTTACCAGCTGTCCCCCGGGCGTCACTTCGTGGTTAG